A DNA window from Mycobacterium sp. IDR2000157661 contains the following coding sequences:
- the gatB gene encoding Asp-tRNA(Asn)/Glu-tRNA(Gln) amidotransferase subunit GatB has protein sequence MTAATAELLDYDDVVARYEPVLGLEVHVELSTATKMFCGCANRFGAEPNTQVCPVCLGLPGSLPVLNQTAVESAIRIGLALNCEIVPWCRFARKNYFYPDMPKNYQISQYDEPIAINGYLDVPLDDGSTWRVEIERAHMEEDTGKLTHLGSETGRIEGATTSLIDYNRSGVPLIEIVTKPIEGTGERAPEIARAYVTALRDLLRGLGVSDVRMDQGSMRCDSNVSLKPIGQAEFGTRTETKNVNSLKSVEIAVRYEMRRQAAVLDSGGRVIQETRHFHEDGYTSPGRSKETAQDYRYFPEPDLEPVAADAELVEKLRGTIPELPWVLRKRIQDDWGVSDEVMRDLINIGALDLIAATVGHGASSEAARAWWGNFLVQKAKETGVDGVSLSDLPITPAQVAAVVKLVDDGKLSNKLARQVVEGVLAGEGEPEQVMRDRGLELVRDDSALQAAVDEALAANPDVVEKIRGGKVQAAGAIVGAVMKATKGQADAARVRELVLAACN, from the coding sequence CCGAACCCAACACCCAGGTCTGTCCGGTCTGCCTCGGCCTGCCTGGCTCGCTGCCGGTGCTCAACCAGACCGCCGTCGAGTCGGCGATCCGCATCGGGCTGGCGCTCAACTGCGAGATCGTGCCGTGGTGCCGGTTCGCCAGGAAGAACTACTTCTATCCGGACATGCCGAAGAACTACCAGATCAGCCAGTACGACGAGCCCATCGCGATCAACGGCTACCTCGACGTGCCGCTCGACGACGGCTCCACCTGGCGGGTGGAGATCGAGCGCGCCCACATGGAGGAGGACACCGGCAAGCTGACCCACCTCGGCAGCGAGACCGGCCGCATCGAGGGTGCGACGACCTCGCTGATCGACTACAACCGCTCCGGCGTGCCGCTGATCGAGATCGTCACCAAGCCCATCGAGGGCACCGGCGAGCGCGCACCCGAGATCGCCCGCGCCTATGTGACGGCGTTGCGAGATCTGTTGCGCGGCTTAGGCGTTTCCGACGTCCGGATGGATCAGGGGTCGATGCGCTGCGATTCGAACGTATCGTTGAAGCCGATCGGGCAGGCCGAGTTCGGCACCCGCACCGAGACCAAGAACGTCAACTCGCTGAAAAGCGTCGAGATCGCAGTGCGCTACGAGATGCGCCGTCAGGCAGCGGTTCTCGACTCCGGCGGCCGAGTCATTCAGGAGACTCGGCACTTTCACGAGGACGGCTATACCTCGCCGGGCCGCAGCAAGGAGACTGCCCAGGATTACCGGTACTTCCCCGAGCCGGACCTCGAGCCCGTGGCCGCCGACGCCGAACTGGTCGAGAAGCTCCGCGGGACGATCCCGGAACTGCCGTGGGTGTTGCGCAAGCGAATCCAGGACGACTGGGGCGTCTCCGACGAGGTGATGCGCGACCTCATCAACATCGGCGCCCTGGATTTGATCGCGGCCACGGTCGGCCACGGTGCCTCCAGTGAGGCCGCGCGCGCCTGGTGGGGAAACTTTTTGGTGCAAAAGGCCAAGGAAACCGGAGTAGACGGGGTGTCGTTGTCGGACTTGCCGATCACGCCGGCGCAGGTTGCGGCGGTGGTCAAGCTCGTCGACGACGGCAAGCTGTCCAACAAGCTGGCGCGCCAGGTGGTCGAGGGGGTGCTGGCCGGAGAAGGTGAGCCCGAGCAGGTGATGAGGGACCGCGGGCTCGAGCTGGTGCGTGACGACTCGGCGCTGCAGGCCGCCGTCGACGAGGCGCTGGCCGCCAACCCCGACGTGGTCGAGAAGATCCGCGGCGGCAAGGTGCAGGCCGCGGGCGCGATCGTCGGCGCGGTGATGAAGGCCACCAAGGGACAGGCCGACGCGGCGCGGGTCCGCGAGTTGGTGCTGGCCGCCTGTAACTGA
- a CDS encoding DoxX family membrane protein: MTSHPHDPRAWQRPDDAAGRPVSASLVDPEDDLPSAHYAGDFETTAIPHYDAQQSAPANPAFGLLNDPEPLPYVQPGGRQALPAFGAEPTEIEPDQHRAADKRGTLDLGLLLLRLLVGTLFLAHGLQKAFGLWGGPGLGGWEASLADMGFRYADILTYVATFGQIAAGLLLLLGLFTPLAAAGALAYLTTGVLAEAMAAHEAARLSEFLTDGHEYQVFVLGAVAALILTGPGRYGFDAGRGWARRPFIGSVAALLLGAGAGVAIWVLLNGGNPFG; encoded by the coding sequence GTGACCAGTCACCCCCATGACCCACGCGCCTGGCAGCGGCCCGACGATGCGGCTGGGCGGCCGGTGTCGGCGAGCCTGGTCGATCCCGAGGACGATCTGCCCTCCGCCCACTACGCGGGCGACTTCGAGACCACCGCGATCCCGCACTATGACGCCCAGCAGTCCGCACCGGCCAATCCCGCCTTCGGATTGCTCAACGATCCCGAACCGCTGCCCTACGTGCAGCCGGGCGGCAGGCAGGCGCTGCCCGCCTTCGGGGCCGAGCCGACCGAGATCGAACCCGACCAGCACCGGGCCGCCGACAAGCGCGGCACCCTCGATCTCGGCCTGCTGCTCCTGCGCCTGCTGGTCGGCACGCTGTTCCTTGCGCACGGTCTGCAGAAGGCTTTCGGCCTATGGGGCGGGCCGGGCCTGGGCGGCTGGGAAGCCAGCCTGGCCGACATGGGCTTCCGCTACGCCGACATCCTCACTTATGTCGCGACGTTCGGCCAGATCGCCGCGGGTCTGCTGCTGTTGCTCGGGCTGTTCACCCCGCTGGCCGCCGCCGGGGCGCTGGCCTACCTGACGACGGGCGTGCTGGCCGAGGCGATGGCCGCCCACGAGGCCGCCCGGCTGTCGGAGTTCCTCACCGACGGTCACGAGTACCAGGTGTTCGTCCTCGGCGCCGTCGCCGCGCTCATCCTGACCGGTCCCGGCCGCTACGGGTTCGACGCCGGCCGTGGCTGGGCGCGACGGCCGTTCATCGGCTCGGTGGCGGCGTTGCTGCTCGGCGCGGGCGCAGGCGTCGCGATCTGGGTGCTGCTCAACGGCGGCAACCCGTTTGGCTAA
- a CDS encoding SDR family oxidoreductase codes for MHDLTGKAALVTGGSRGIGAAIAERLADLGADVAVTYARSRERADEVAERIAAKGRRASAIRADSGAADEVLAAVEQTVATFGRLDILVNNAGIFPFGPVEEVSIEEIDRALAVHARAAFLASQAAVGHLPPGGRIVSIGSNLAERVPFPGVTLYAMSKSALIGFTKGLARDLGDRDITVNLVQPGSTDTDMNPADAPDADGQRALSALGRYAAAGDIADAVAFLAGAGAANITGAVLTVDGGTNA; via the coding sequence ATGCATGATCTGACGGGAAAGGCGGCGTTGGTGACCGGCGGCAGCCGGGGGATCGGGGCCGCGATCGCCGAACGGCTCGCCGATCTCGGGGCCGATGTGGCCGTGACCTACGCCCGATCCAGGGAGCGCGCCGACGAGGTGGCCGAGCGGATCGCCGCCAAGGGCAGGCGCGCTTCGGCGATCAGGGCCGACAGCGGGGCCGCCGACGAGGTGCTGGCCGCGGTGGAGCAGACCGTCGCGACGTTCGGCAGGCTCGACATCCTGGTCAACAACGCCGGCATCTTCCCGTTCGGTCCTGTCGAGGAGGTGTCGATCGAGGAGATCGATCGCGCGCTCGCAGTCCACGCCCGGGCAGCGTTTCTGGCGAGTCAGGCCGCAGTGGGGCACCTGCCGCCGGGCGGGCGCATCGTCAGCATCGGCAGCAATCTGGCTGAGCGCGTGCCCTTTCCGGGGGTCACCCTCTACGCGATGAGCAAGTCGGCGCTCATCGGCTTCACCAAGGGCCTGGCCCGCGATCTCGGCGACCGGGACATCACCGTCAACCTCGTTCAACCGGGCAGCACCGACACCGATATGAACCCCGCCGACGCACCCGATGCCGACGGTCAGCGGGCGCTGAGCGCGCTGGGCAGATACGCCGCTGCGGGGGACATCGCCGATGCCGTTGCGTTCCTGGCGGGGGCCGGTGCGGCCAACATCACCGGCGCGGTGCTGACCGTTGACGGCGGAACGAACGCCTGA
- a CDS encoding PH domain-containing protein, with protein MAHFAVAFLALSLLALVLASPAWVAVLLVIPIVASAYIVRNQTVADQETLTARTLLGSETVTWDDIDGLRFGKRSSAYAHLKDGRDLRLPAVTFATLPQLTEASGGRVPNPYARD; from the coding sequence ATGGCCCATTTCGCGGTCGCCTTCCTGGCGCTGAGCCTGCTCGCGCTGGTGCTCGCAAGCCCCGCCTGGGTCGCCGTCCTGCTGGTCATCCCGATCGTCGCGTCGGCCTACATCGTGCGCAACCAGACGGTCGCCGACCAGGAGACGCTGACCGCGCGCACCCTGCTGGGCAGCGAGACGGTCACCTGGGACGACATCGACGGGCTGCGGTTCGGCAAGCGCTCGTCGGCCTACGCCCACCTCAAGGACGGACGCGACCTGCGACTGCCCGCGGTGACTTTTGCCACGCTGCCGCAGTTGACCGAGGCCAGCGGCGGGCGCGTGCCCAACCCCTACGCGCGCGATTAG
- a CDS encoding DMT family transporter has protein sequence MAWIILAVAGLLEVVWAIALKLSDGFTRLGPGMVGVGAAVLSFLLLAVALRQLPASTGYAVWVGIGAVGVAIAGIVLLGETVSVARMVFLAVIVAGIVGLRIVDG, from the coding sequence ATGGCGTGGATCATCCTCGCCGTCGCGGGGTTGCTCGAAGTCGTCTGGGCCATCGCGCTGAAACTGTCCGACGGCTTCACCCGGCTGGGGCCCGGCATGGTCGGCGTCGGTGCGGCAGTGCTCAGCTTTCTGCTGCTGGCCGTGGCACTGCGGCAGCTGCCCGCGAGCACCGGCTATGCGGTCTGGGTCGGCATCGGCGCGGTCGGCGTCGCGATCGCCGGCATCGTGCTGCTGGGTGAGACGGTCAGCGTGGCACGAATGGTGTTCCTGGCGGTGATCGTCGCCGGGATCGTCGGTTTGCGGATCGTCGATGGCTGA
- a CDS encoding TetR/AcrR family transcriptional regulator, producing the protein MAQRGRPRAFDRGTALHQAMEVFWEHGYEGASISDLTSAMGINSPSLYAAFGSKEELFREATAHYNETLGATAAHELREQPTARQAIAAVLRHHAVVFCDSDNPRGCMIVLSATTCTERTRSVHEHLAGLRMELEKDFADRIARGVADGDVPPGADVAAIAAFYNTINHGMAIQARDGADSAKLSAIAEAAIAAWDGLVGA; encoded by the coding sequence ATGGCCCAACGCGGCAGGCCCCGCGCCTTCGACCGCGGCACCGCGCTGCACCAGGCCATGGAGGTGTTCTGGGAGCACGGCTACGAGGGCGCCTCCATCAGCGACCTGACGTCGGCGATGGGCATCAACTCGCCGAGCCTGTATGCGGCGTTCGGCTCAAAGGAAGAGCTCTTCCGCGAGGCGACGGCCCACTACAACGAGACGTTGGGCGCCACCGCAGCGCACGAACTGCGGGAACAGCCCACCGCGCGGCAGGCCATCGCGGCGGTACTACGCCACCACGCCGTCGTCTTCTGCGACTCCGACAACCCCCGCGGTTGCATGATCGTGCTCTCCGCGACGACGTGTACCGAGCGCACCCGATCAGTGCACGAGCACCTCGCGGGCCTGCGCATGGAATTGGAGAAGGACTTCGCCGATCGCATCGCCCGCGGGGTCGCCGACGGCGACGTGCCCCCCGGCGCCGATGTGGCGGCGATCGCCGCGTTCTACAACACGATCAACCACGGCATGGCGATCCAGGCCCGCGACGGCGCGGACAGCGCCAAGCTGTCCGCGATCGCCGAGGCCGCGATCGCGGCGTGGGACGGCCTGGTCGGCGCCTGA
- a CDS encoding PQQ-dependent sugar dehydrogenase, whose product MRQRRPMRGVLAVLCAALLAGSGCARFDDAQSQPFTTEPELAPPEQSTPPPPPPLPPTPFPKECPAPGVMQGCLESTSGLIMLPDSQSALVAERNTGAVKEVSVRAEPKVKTTIPVDPSGDGGLMDIVLSPTYQQDRLMYAYISTPTDNRVVRIADGDIPKPILTGIPKGASGNMGSLIFTSPTTLLVQTGDAGNPADAANPASLAGKALRIEQPTTVDQAPTTTALSGLGPAGGTCVDPSDGSLYITDRTPTGDRLQRITEDSTISTVWTWPDRPGVAGCAALDGTVLVNLVDTKQTVAVRLAPDTGAVTGDPEVVRQDQHGHAWALALSPDGNVWGATVNKTAGDAERLDDVVFPLFPQGGGFPRQNADNT is encoded by the coding sequence ATGAGACAGCGCCGGCCGATGCGGGGTGTGCTCGCCGTGTTGTGCGCGGCGTTGCTCGCCGGGTCCGGGTGTGCCCGGTTCGACGACGCCCAGTCGCAGCCGTTCACCACCGAACCGGAGCTGGCGCCCCCGGAACAGTCCACGCCGCCACCCCCGCCGCCGTTGCCGCCGACGCCGTTCCCGAAGGAGTGCCCCGCGCCGGGCGTCATGCAGGGCTGCCTGGAGAGCACCAGCGGTCTGATCATGCTGCCCGACAGCCAGTCCGCTCTGGTCGCCGAGCGGAACACCGGCGCGGTGAAGGAAGTCTCGGTCCGGGCCGAACCCAAGGTCAAGACCACGATCCCGGTCGACCCGTCCGGCGACGGCGGGCTGATGGACATCGTGCTCTCACCGACCTATCAGCAGGACCGGCTGATGTACGCCTACATCAGCACCCCCACCGACAACCGGGTGGTCCGCATCGCCGACGGCGACATCCCCAAGCCGATTCTCACCGGTATCCCGAAGGGCGCCAGCGGCAACATGGGCTCGTTGATCTTCACCAGCCCGACCACCCTGCTCGTGCAGACCGGTGATGCGGGCAACCCTGCCGACGCCGCCAATCCCGCCTCGCTGGCGGGCAAAGCGCTGCGCATCGAGCAGCCCACCACGGTCGACCAGGCGCCGACCACCACCGCACTGTCGGGCCTCGGCCCAGCGGGCGGCACGTGTGTCGATCCCTCCGACGGCTCGCTCTACATCACCGACCGCACCCCGACCGGCGACCGGTTGCAGCGCATCACCGAGGACTCGACCATCTCCACCGTGTGGACGTGGCCGGACCGACCCGGGGTGGCCGGCTGCGCGGCCCTCGACGGCACCGTGCTGGTCAACCTCGTGGACACCAAGCAGACCGTCGCGGTGCGGTTGGCGCCGGACACCGGGGCCGTCACCGGCGACCCCGAGGTGGTGCGCCAGGACCAGCACGGACACGCCTGGGCGCTGGCGCTTTCACCCGACGGCAACGTCTGGGGCGCCACGGTCAACAAGACCGCCGGTGACGCCGAGCGCCTCGACGACGTGGTCTTCCCGCTCTTCCCGCAGGGCGGCGGCTTCCCACGGCAGAACGCGGACAATACGTAA